The genome window AAACTATTAATGGTTAATGGAAGACAAATAAGGAGTAAAAGGtttcaaatttgaaagtttcaaattttaaaattgagaTGGTGATAAAGTTTCATTAACAATTAATATGAGTGGTCATAGAGTTTCATTAACAGTTAATATTAAATGAAAGTGGGACTAATCAATTGATCCATCAGAATCTAGCCTTCGCAAATGAATCTTTAATTAAGAGGTAAAAAGGGCTACAATCTTGAATTGAAACTATTAACcgttaatagaaaataaatgaatctttgattaaggagtaaaaaggtttcaaatttgaaagtttcaaattttagattttagatGGCAACAGAGTTTCATTAATAGTTAACAtgaatttatatattaaaacaaTGCAAAAaccaggaaaaagaaaaaagaatgaaaagtatGGAAGTTATTTAGGTGGTCTCCACTAAAAATTCACTCtacaaaacacacacacacacgcacatgTTCTGTCAAGCCTTTCCTTAATTGCTTCTTCAAAATCCCACCGTATAATCTAGGTCCACAAGAGCCCATTACAACCCAAGTCAAGTAGTTCATTAGTTCTAGctaatgaaattttcaaaatcattAAAGGTCCAATTAGGTCTAATTCTAGCCCCCATTTTTCATTATTGGAGACAATGTCACTAAAATCAGCaatgaaaaacttgtttttgccCCACAACTTACTTCCATTCCCCAAATATACCACCATGATTGAAAATCTTTTATAGCAAGCATTTTCAACTCGAGCAAAATGGGCAAATagaattttgtcaatttttatttcttttgggtaaaaaacaaaagaaccCCCTGTGGTAAACCTATTTTACAAATAAgtcccctatggtttcaaaatatacaacaggcCTGACGAAAATCGGTAAAATTAACGGGCACtgatgaaatgaccaaaatgctcGGCTACTGCAACTGCTAACTGTTGTTTCACCATTTTATTAGCTTAAAAGAAAGCTACCACACATCTCcaactctttctctctctcataCACTCATATATCATATTCATATAACATTACGAACTCTTCTTTCCAAGCTTTAACTTACTCCCCCACTCAACCATTTGATTATTACCCATCGTTTTCACCTCATTCTCACAAAACCCATAGTTAGTAttatttctttcattcttttgtctTAGCCTTGTAAATTCAAAGACCAGTTGGAGAGATTATTCATCCATCCAGAGATTGAAGCAgcagcaagaaaagaaagaagaaagaaaacaaacgaTGATGCACAGTAATAGGTGCAATGGTGGTTCTCATGGAAACATGGCTAGGCCATGTTCATGTGGCATGTTTCACACTCATCAAGCCAATTCCTTCTCCATGCTCTTCTCCATGCCTAACCATCACAATAAACCCCTTGATGAAACTGCTAAAATGTATTCCTTCGCATCATCTCCGCCGTCTTCCTCTGTTGATTGCACTCTTTCCTTGGGCACCCCTTCTACTCGTCTAACCAATAATGACACCGAAAAAAGACACTCTTCTTACATGTCTAACTTCTATTGGGAtattttacaatccaaacattcGTCCAATTCTCCCCATCATTCGTCTCACAAAAGTAGCCAGGCAAATAGTCACACCAACTCCAGTTATGGTGGGTGCTGCTTCAACGGAAAATGTTCATATGTCATTCTTGAAGGAGGGTGAGACATGTTCTTCAACACCAGTATATGAGGTTCAATCAGTCTCGAAGAATAGGCTGGGGGTTTCTCTGCAACACCAGGTATAGTCTAGTGCGGTTGTTGAGGGCAGCTTCACGGAGTTTTATTGGGAGGTTCAAACATCACTGGGAGTTTTATTGGGGGCTAAGGGGTAGAATAGTAATATTTGCTAAAAATTAAGTATAAAGAATTTGTTTTTAACTTTCAGTATATCAGTCCCGTTAATTTTACCGATTTCCATCaggtttacaatttagttcaaaacatgaggtatcgtgttgtatattttgaaaccatagggggcttATTTGTATAATAGGTTTACCACATggagcttttttgttttttacctaTTTCTTTTTTACATGTAACCGGAAGACcaccaaatttttaatgagATTAACTAAAAATAGGTCATCGTAGCCAATTTGTTTTTTAAAACTATGCATAAATTTATTTTGGTTTTACTTAAGAAGATAATGTCAAAGGAGTGAAGACGAATGGCCTCCTTAAGATGGGAATTGTCAAGGAAACTACCTTCTTAGATAGGGAATTATCCAGGGACGCTCGACACCAATTCTTATAGAGAAGAAAGAACTAAAATATAATGTTTATAGAGGaagaataataatataataataaatgaGACAGAGAGTAGGACGGAACATTTGTTAAGCACTCACTGCCACTCTCAAAGTAGTAGTAGATgacaattcaaattcaattgtGTAAGCCAATTTCGACTTTGATTTCAATTGTTTAATCCATACAAGCCTAAAAATGTTTTGCTTAAGCAGTTTAATCAATCGAATCTATGTATGTATTGTGATTCCAAAGTCGCTATAAACATATTTATGGGCCTTGAGAGCAAATTAGATGAAGATCAACATGCTCACGATATTTTGGTTTTGCTATCCAATTTCCTAATCTATTTCcaccaaaacaaacaaaaaaaaaggataaaaagagCAACATCATAGCAAGATTTTTATGTTGTTTTAATTTAggataaaatatagaaaagccCTTTGAGATTAAGTAAACGTACAGAAAAGTtccctatagtttcaaaacatacactCCGATACCCCATGATTTGAACTAATTTAAAAAAGTGACGAAAATCATCTAAATTAATAGGTTTGAAGTACACGAGCCATTTTTATGAGTATTTGTCCTGGAAACAAACAAATTTTTAATTGATATACCTATTTTACCCTTAGAATTATAATACAAAAAGTCTATTATAATTTCAAATCATACAATCTAATATCTTGTCATTTAAGCTAATGTGAAAAGTCGacaaaaatcatttaaattaACTAGTTTGATGTTGCTTgacatgaaaaataattttttaaatcaaaattttaattgATATACCTATTAAGCCCTTAGAattcatgaaattttcaaaaacaatcCAAAACGTCTAAATACAACTCATCTTATttctatatataaaataaataaataaaagtttcCAAACAAAACTCACCTTTTTtctatacataaaataaataaataaaaataaaagatttttatgttgttttaatttatgccaCAGTAGCAGAAGTAGAGAGCAAGGAATTGGAAAAGCAGATCGACTAGAGGAGGGGACAACAGAGAACGTATATACTATAAATaaaagggttaatcacattttatcccccttaaagaatacctCATTTCTTAATTTACCCCCTAACTTTTAATTTTACTCACTTAActccctttaggacaaaattgtccttgtattattttgacttttcatttactttattttcctttcttttatttctttttctctttcttctttatttaattcttcctctttcccataaaaatcttcaccttaatgattgaaattaaagaGAAATTGCAAAGATCTATCTTCttcttaaataattaaaaaatattcaaatcactttcctaaaatacaattttttaaacctttcaattcttttaattttgggttttcttctttcctttctagtttctcattttattctcaaaaaaatatcataagatgaaattgttttcctttcttttatttctttttctctttcgtcTCTCTTTCATCTTTTCCAATAGAAATTCTATTTCaataataatttttgttttgagtttgtaattgcatattttttGGTGAAAGTTTAAAAGGCattaaaaactaattttgattttttgtatgatgcaacgtgtcacaaatttcaattgatgattattaattaggtcacaatttcatcttaagatattttcttggaaTTGAAAAACTAGAAAGTAAagaggaaaatccaaaattaaaagaattgaaatgttaaaaaaattgtattttagggaagtgatttgaatattttttttaatcatttaaggagaaaatagatctctgcaattcaccttttttaatttcaatcattaaggtgaagatttttgtgggaaagaggaagaattaaataaagaagaaagagaaaaagaaataaaagaaaggtaaatggaaagtcaaaataatgcaagggcaattttgtcctaaaaaGGATTAAGTGAGGGAAATTAAAGGTTATgaggtaaactgagaaatggggtattctttaaggggataaaatgtgattaaccctaaataaaagaaaagaaacacgcGCTGCACGTTGGAATGAACATGGGTAGTAGGGTAGTAAGTTGCGTGATGGGGGTGCTGGGCGTGAGGGATGTAGGCGAGTGAAGGAGACGGAGATAATCCCCGATCCAAACGACTCCGTGCCCTAATTTACCAGATCAACATAAAACTCCTTCTCATACACTCTCTTTCCCTCACCTCTCATCTCAAGCGAGTAGTAGTAGCGGCAGTGGTAGAAGAATAAGAAGCGAGGGAAAGCAGCAGTCCACGCCCAGACCCCTCGCGTGGATttgcagtttttttttcttttgcgcAGAttcaatctctctctctccctctctccccctctctctctGGAGCGTCGAGTATAACAAACCGGTAGGTAGCTACTACTCTATAATTCGTTCCTCACTCCCCCACCCCCGACTCCACCGACCCCCCCTGATGtcccttttcttctcaattCTCCCTGCTCCCTTTTCCGccgtcctcctcctcctcctcctccgcccCTCTCCCGACCATAATACTCCGAAACCGTGGTTATTTGTCTACCGCTAATAATATAAACTAAGTAGTTACTTATTTCCATGACCGAATGAGGATTGATGCCTAACATGTCTTTATCATTCTATGCTTGCTCCCTCTGTTGGTGGAATTTTGCTACTATAATTATACTCCTTCTACTGCACAGCCTCCAGTCCACTCTTATATTTGTTTATATAGTACTAGTTAATTAGTCTAATTAAGCTCGCTCCATTAGCCCTATGaatattgttatttaattaagcacaaaaaaaaaaaaaaggaaaggactATGGATATTGTTAGCGGTGGAAGAATCATGCTTCCACCGccgtgggtttttttttttttttttttttaattgttagcAAAATCTGGAGGAGTTATGTTGTGCCTAAACCAGGAGAAACTGCAGCAGCTTCACGTAAACGTTCtctattcatttcatttctgcTTGTGAACATCACCCGAATCACATAAAAACTCGGATAGAACCTGCAGTCAACATTTTAATCTAGTGTCTGTGTCAGCTTATCACTGGTGCTGCCATTGGCTCTTATATCTTTCGCTTCTATTTACTTGTGGATGTGGCTGGAATGATCAATCTCTGTATTTTCATTCCTTTTCTTGCACCGTACCTCAACTCAGACCTTCATAGCGCCCGCCCCCCCAGCTACTTTTGCAATACtttgata of Coffea arabica cultivar ET-39 chromosome 5c, Coffea Arabica ET-39 HiFi, whole genome shotgun sequence contains these proteins:
- the LOC140007656 gene encoding GATA transcription factor 18-like, giving the protein MMHSNRCNGGSHGNMARPCSCGMFHTHQANSFSMLFSMPNHHNKPLDETAKMYSFASSPPSSSVDCTLSLGTPSTRLTNNDTEKRHSSYMSNFYWDILQSKHSSNSPHHSSHKSSQANSHTNSSYGGCCFNGKCSYVILEGG